gttaacaaaaaaaaacacgaactGTAAATAGGATAATAACCGTACTTTAagcataatttatttgttaaactcttatttatttatttatttatttattgtagaCTAATGGTTTTCCTAGTTGCTATTAATTAAAGCTCTTCTGCTATTCGACAGccgaattaatatttattctgaTTTTGTTCACGATTACCTAcacattatatattatttattaaaattggcTGCGGTCAGAacactttttaaatttctcaccCACAACTCACTCGCACGCATATATAAAATtctcttttaaaaatcaaaaataatgaaatcagaatatttattaattgccGGCCAGACGGATGTGGCTCCAAATTCACTTAGTCAATacgaaaaaaattgttaatagAGTATTTTTCTGCCACGGCACAtacaaaggaaaataaattgaaattgtgtTAAATGTGTATCAAGTTGATTTCGCAAGGCAAATGGgaaataaatacgaattcgTCAGAATTTTGGCATTATTAACGCTCGTCTGGAGAAGCACAGGCAAAGCCAGGATACAATTAAGTAAAGGCACCACAATTCAACCATAATATATCCTATGATTTCGAAGAAATTCCGAAAAATACCACAATACCTGCATATAAGCTGCTTGgattaatttcataatttaaagtttaataaattcatttaaataaatttaatacagATATTCTCGTTCTGCCTCGATTTTTCAAAATCCCTGCTATCCAATCAATGCTGCGTTAATCCAGACAATCTACCTAAATATTCCAGGAAGCCATGGCAAGCCCACATGCTGCGAAATCATTCACTCAGACCAGCAGACTCTATAATAACACACTTTCTTTGCATAAATCAAGGCGTTTTTGGGCCCAGCAGGAATGGCGGGGCCAATATGTAGCCTAATTGTCGCTGGCAAACAgtcgaaatggaaatgggaactcgtttacataaatatatatatttctatattgaCGTTTGGGGGCGACTTTGAAGTCTCCATGACGAGCACGAACTCAtctgaaattaatatttatgtaaattccAGGCGCAATTAACACGCAAATGGCAAAGCTTTCACTTTTCTTTCAGCACAAAAATTCCTTATTgcccaaacaaaaaacaaaggcaacaaaaaattacaacaaagaGCGGAAGTATAAGTAAGACATTAGGATTCGTGGGCCCGCTGTCTCGGCCCAGCCAACTGCACTGACATCAAAACACCGATTGCCAAATTGGCAGCTCATTAAATGCCAAAGCAGCTCGAGTACTTCGAAAAATGTCAGCGTCACGAACGCTTCCCCtacttctcctcctccttccaCTCATTAtggttttcatttttggcCTACGAAAATATTTCCgctaacaaaaacaaatatttttcaaggaAAGACCCCTCCAGCTGCAGCTGTTAATTAATTCCAATGCTGTAAGTattgattttatataattcGGCTTATTGTTCGGCTCCGCTGTGGACAGTGCCAGGCTGCTGCAAGGACAAGAGCTCGTTGAGACAGGTATTTAATAAGATAGcaggaaaaagaaaattaaaaatgaaaataactgGATCTGATTATCTTGTAACACCTGCATTTCCATCCACTTGTTTATTTCAACTTGAATAACGTTTATTTTTAGagttttaaacatttttataggtcATTTCTTCAAATAATTTTGATGTAAAAGGTTATACTCGTAAACTACTCGTTTCAATGTGTCTTTAACTGAAAACTGAACTGAATGAAGCTTCTCCCAGCTCGTGAAATTCTCACATTTCTGCTGACCTTACGTTTGAGCACTTAAATGTCAAGAACTATAAAAGCTAAATCCAAAAGATAAGCCcaggataaataataaatattacataatCACATATAATAGtacaatttaattacatattaTTGAATAAGAACATATTCCTTGGAATTGAACACCCGCCTTTGTGTAAGAAATCAAACGTTCTCTTTCCGCAGAGAATAAAACGAATGCTTTGGCTTTTCGCAGTGGTCAGCAGGTGCAACTGACCGCCCTTTGAGGGAATTTCGTTAACTGCCGAAGAAATGTACGCTGGGAGAGTCGCATTCTAATTGAGCTTTCCAGGCACGCACTCCAAATGGCTGGGCAGTTGATTTTACGAGCGGAGAAGCCGTCCAATAACTTTCAATTATGTGCGGCATATTATGGCGGGTATTATGCTGGAAATCGTCATGATGACGAATTCCGCCAGCAGGGAGAACGGCGTGCCCATAAAGCACCCACTTGACCCAATAGACTGTCCATAGAACCAGAAGCCAGTGCCAGTTTAGGGCCAGCTCCCGCACAAAGGTGAAACTCGGGCGATGGTCAACTTGCGCTTTCCTCGGCTCTGCGGCGACAAAGCGAAATGGCCGCTAAAGCAGGAGGCCAAAGCGACGGGGAAAGAGCTCCGCGCGTACCTGGCATACGCAATTCAATTAGCAAAGTACACTCCGTATAAAAATCAAGCGCTGCCCATGCGACATTTGCATAACCCACTCAGTGGCCGACGCGTGCGCACcaccagagccagagccagagcgaGTTGATTTAAAACCGAGTATCGAAAAGGGGGGACTACTAGCCACCACCGTCAAAAAGGATGAAGAGCACCGCAGCTTGTCTATTGGTCGCCCTGGCGACGCTGGCCGTCGCCCACTCGGCGCCCACCGAGGGTCAGAAGGCGCCGCAGTCCGCCACCCAACTGGCCCTGGATATGTACCACGGCTGTCTCAAGGACCTCAGTGTATCGTGCGTGCGACCCAAGGCCCTGCAGTGGTTCAACTCTGCTCTCCAGCAGCCGGAAGTGCGTCTCACCGAGCGCCTGTCCATTGTTCGCACCTCGGAGAAAACGAAGGAGTCGCGATCGATGGATCCCCAGGAACGCATGTTCGATGCCATCGACAGCTACCTGGGTAGTCATTCCCTGAGGATCCTGGCCCCGGAGTACTTCCGCACCTCGGAGGCTCGCTCCCTGGTGCCCGATTTCCTCATGGAGAATCCCCTGACCCAGGGCGGAGTTATACCCCTGGCAACTGCCAATGAAGGTAagatataaattgttttttaactgCAAAACATATAGTTTGTTAAACATTCAATACATTCAGTTCTGTTTTTTACATAATTATGCAGTAGAgtttgaaaaatatgaaaattgtaACGCTTTATTAACATAAATTAGGACGAGGCATGATCCGCAAGGCTGTTCTTCCCTTCCTTCTGGGCCTGAAACTCAAGACCACTGTGCTGGTGCCCCTTGCCTTGGGCCTGATTGCCCTGAAGACCTGGAAGGCCATGACTTTGGGACTGCTCTCACTGGTCCTTTCTGGAGCCCTGGTTATCTTCAAGATTGCCAAGCCCAAGATTGTCAACTACGAAGTGGTGCATTATCCCCACCACCACGTGGACCATGTGGTTCCCCATCACATTGAGCATGTGGTTCCCCACCATATCGAGCATGTGGTTCCGCATCACATCGAGCACATTGTGCCGCACCACATCGACCATCACTTGGAGCACCATGTGGACCTGCCGGTGGAGCACATTGAGCATCTGGAGCATCCCTCGCCCGCCTGGGATCCCCATGCCTGGGCCCGATCCTCGCAGGAGGGACAAGATGCCCAGGACCTGGCCTATGCGGGCCAGAAATGAGGCTGAGACCACAAACCCAAAACCCATTTCGAAATTCGGCCAAACTGCAACcctatttattttgctttaatCTAAGTAGTTGAAACGCTCGGAGTTCAGcgtattgtttatttatttatttattgagaagtgtacaaaacaaaacaaaaaaaaacacacacacataaagaAAATAAGGCTCTGGTTTGGAGTTTTTAAAGGTACTAAGTGGGTAGGAGCTTCTGCATCCtttgtgtaaatatttctgCAATAAAAGCATGCAAAAAATTATGTGCTTAATTGAGGACTTCTTAAAGGGGTTGCGATCCCAAAACAAAATGCgtaattaacccaaaaagtTTTCTAACGCGGCAAGTTACCTTTTAGCAAGCATCCCAAGgggggaatttttaaattgaaaaccgTAGAATAATGAGTGAAACTTCTCTCAAAAGTGGCCAATAAAATGTTGAGGAAACTTTTGTATTAAACTCAACTGAAATTTAAGCACTTGGAAAGAGGAAACATCTTTtcaagaaaactttaaaagaaGCATGCATTTTTGGtagaagaaaaatatttctaaaataatgaTATTCTAATAAAATGGTATTCTGatgaaaactaaacaaattttacatgaaaatggaattaaaaaggcataattttaatttatatagcTAAAAGATTTATCtccaataaattaatatttatttttgataaaacTAATCTTAAATCAATATCAAAAGAAGTTCTTCTggtttaaactaaattttatattttctattaacattttcaaacttttattattttaataaacagTCCCAAagtgtttttatatatacaaataattctttcacttatttaaattaagaatgtAAGGaatgctttaatttaaaaaataccaaTTCCAACTTATTCAGGTTAATGGCAAACtcattataatttgtatttttagcaTACTTTCCAGGGATTCC
Above is a genomic segment from Drosophila kikkawai strain 14028-0561.14 chromosome 3R, DkikHiC1v2, whole genome shotgun sequence containing:
- the Osi18 gene encoding uncharacterized protein Osi18: MKSTAACLLVALATLAVAHSAPTEGQKAPQSATQLALDMYHGCLKDLSVSCVRPKALQWFNSALQQPEVRLTERLSIVRTSEKTKESRSMDPQERMFDAIDSYLGSHSLRILAPEYFRTSEARSLVPDFLMENPLTQGGVIPLATANEGRGMIRKAVLPFLLGLKLKTTVLVPLALGLIALKTWKAMTLGLLSLVLSGALVIFKIAKPKIVNYEVVHYPHHHVDHVVPHHIEHVVPHHIEHVVPHHIEHIVPHHIDHHLEHHVDLPVEHIEHLEHPSPAWDPHAWARSSQEGQDAQDLAYAGQK